DNA sequence from the Magnetococcales bacterium genome:
TGGCGGAACTGGTAGACGCACCAGACTCAAAATCTGGCGTAGGCAACTACGTGTCGGTTCGACTCCGACCCTCGGCACCATCACGATAAAATCAAGCACTCAGCCAGCTCGGTTGGGTGCTTTTTTTGTGCTGAAGTATTCCATGCTGAAGTATCTCAATGGGCTGCTGCTGGGATAGGTCAGCATAAATATCCGCCCTCCACCATTTTTGGTCTATATTCACCCAGCTTCCTGGCTGCTTCAGGTTTAAGCTGGGACAGAAAGCCACCTTTTTGGTTTTGATGTGGCTATCCTTGAAATTTTTCCCGAATGGTTAATATTTCCGGCAAAATGGCCACAAACAGCTCTGCCAAGTCCGGATCGAAGTGATTTCCCGCTTCCTCCTGGATCAGATCCATGGCCCGAGTGATCTCCCAGGCTTTCTTGTAGGGGCGCTCTGAAGTAAGCGCATCGAACACATCAGCAATGGCAACGATTCGACCGGACACGGGAATTGTTTCACCCTGCAACCCATTGGGATAGCCACGGCCATCCCATTTTTCGTGATGGCTCACCGCAATTTCACAGGCCAGTTGCAGCAGAGGTGCGGATTGGTTGCCGAGAATTTCCGCACCCATGGAGACATGCTTTTGCATGATCTGCCACTCTTCTTCATCCAACTTGCCCGGTTTGAGCAAAATGCGATCAGGAACCCCCACCTTGCCCACGTCATGCATGGGGGCGGCGTTTAAGAGCAACTCTGACCATGCTTGATCTTTGCCTGCTGCCAGAGCCAGCTTTTGGGAATAGTGGGACATGCGCAAAATATGGGAACCGGTCTCCGGATCCCGAAATTCTGCTGCCCGTCCCAGGCAGTTGATGGTGCTGAGACGACTCTGCCAAAGGGCCTTGGTTCGTTCACGTACCTTCTCTTCCAAAATGACATTTTGATTTTTCAATGTGCGCTGTGCATTTTGCAGAGTCAGATGGGTGTTCACCCGAGCCTGGACGATGGGTATGCTGATGGGCTTGGTGATATAATCCAGGGCACCCAGTTCAAACCCCTTGGCCTCATCCTTCACTTCGACCATGGCCGTGACAAAAATAATCGGAATATCAGCTGTGGCTGGCTCGGATTTCAAACGACGACACACCTCATAGCCATCCATACCCGGCATCATGATATCGAGAAGGATCAAATCCGGTTTTTCGTCGGCAATGCTTTCGATGGCCCCTTCACCATCCATGGCCACACTAACATCATAGTGATCCCCCAAAGCTTCCAGGAGCACATCAATATTGGCCTCGGTATCGTCTACCACCAGGATGGTCTGCTGGCTGAGATGATCACTCATTTGTAGGCTCCTTTTTTTTCAGGTCTTGAATCATTTGTTCCAGCAGGATCAGGGCATCCTTTAATTTATATTTCCGTACCAGCTGCCGCAGCTGGGTGACCGACTGGGATAACTCATCGGGCCAGGCGGCTTTTTGCATCTGATCGAGTATGGGCACACAGGGACGGGGTTTGCGTTTTTGCAGGTGAGGTTGCAACTGCAAAAGAAGAGCGAGAAGTCTCGCTGTATCCAGAGGCTCTTTTTCTTCAGCAGGTTCCTCCCGGGAGGTGGTAAAAGCCTGCTGCAAGGTTGGGAGCATGTGCTCCATGGCCTCGGCAAATGCTCGGGTTAAACTCTCCAGATCGTTTTCAGAATCAGAGTCATTGAGGGCAGCTTCCAAATCAGCCGCGGCGGTCTGGAGCCCTTTTGCACCCAAGCTGCCAGCAATTCCCTTGAGAGTATGTGCCTGGCGAAGCGCCTCTTCCCGATCCCCTTTTTCCAGTGCCTGCTCCATTTTGGAAACGGCATCGGTTTGGTTTTCCAAAAATTTTTCTACCAATTTTCGATAGAGCCTGCGGTTACCCCCCAGTTTGGCCAAGGCTTGTTGGAGATCGAAGCCGGGCAGATCTGGCAGGGGAGCGGAATCGTTTTCAACGCAGGTGAGGTTGGAGGTGGATATTCTTTGCAGGGATCGATCCCCCTCTGGGTGGATATGGCGAAGCAGGGATTGAAAAAGCAGATTGATATCGATGGGTTTTGATACATAGTCGTTCATACCAGCGTTGAGGCATCTCTCTTTTTCTCCGGTCATGGCGTTGGCGGTCATGGCGATGATCGGCAGGGCGTGATGGATTTTTTCATTGCGAATACGCTCTGTGGCCTCCATCCCCCCCATCACCGGCATCTGCAAATCCATTAATACCGCTGCAAAAGTGCCTTCCCGAACCATTTTGACCGCCTCTTCACCATTAACGGCCAGCTGTACCGTAAGCCCCACCAACTCCAGCAGCTCCATGGCCACCTGTTGGTTGACCTCATTATCCTCCACCAGCAGAATTCGTTTGTTGGGAACCTCCTGAAACAGTTGGCTGAAATCGGATATGGAGCGACGGGTGCTTGCAGAGTGGCTCCCCTCCTTGCCAA
Encoded proteins:
- a CDS encoding two-component system response regulator — encoded protein: MSDHLSQQTILVVDDTEANIDVLLEALGDHYDVSVAMDGEGAIESIADEKPDLILLDIMMPGMDGYEVCRRLKSEPATADIPIIFVTAMVEVKDEAKGFELGALDYITKPISIPIVQARVNTHLTLQNAQRTLKNQNVILEEKVRERTKALWQSRLSTINCLGRAAEFRDPETGSHILRMSHYSQKLALAAGKDQAWSELLLNAAPMHDVGKVGVPDRILLKPGKLDEEEWQIMQKHVSMGAEILGNQSAPLLQLACEIAVSHHEKWDGRGYPNGLQGETIPVSGRIVAIADVFDALTSERPYKKAWEITRAMDLIQEEAGNHFDPDLAELFVAILPEILTIREKFQG